TGGACACTGGGTCGTGGCTTCAACGCGGGCCGCATGGCGTTTCAGGCGCTCGGCAGGTATCCCTGTCAGTTCACTGGCACGTTGCCAGCCGGTTGCGGTAAGACTACCTTCCCCGGCGACATGCAAAAGCTCCCAGCCAGTCGGCGGACGCCAGTCACTGTAGACCGGGGTGGTGACTTCCTCGGGTAGCAGCGCAGCAATCCAGGCGTTGGCGGGAAGTTCGTGACGGGCCCGCAGGCGCGCGTATTCATCCAGACTCACGGCCAGCGCGTAGCGTCGATCGGCGCTGCACAGGTAGAAGTCGGCCTCGGCTGACAGGGGTGTTTCACCCAGTGCCTGGGACAGCTCGCGGTCGCTCGAAAAACCAGCGAGAACCTGCTCCTGTCGGTCGATCAGTTCCATGGGGTGGCACTCGAGCGCGTCACGCAGATTGGTGACCACGTCGGTGAGTCGGTCACTGATCTGTTCGATGATATGCGTGCGTGTACCCCTTGAGACAATCAGCCCGCTTGCGACGGTATCGTGCCCGTATTCGATATCCAGCTGTTGCCCCTGCTTGATGCAACCGACCGGGCGAATCGTGAAGGGACCGATGGAGAACGCATCCTTCAGCATGACCGGAACCTCGCTGAGCGTGACGAATGATGACGAGGGGTGATGCGATCAGCTTACCTCGCCCAGGCGAAGGCGGGTAGTGCGGCGCAATGTAGCAATCGGATATTGTTGCCCGGTCGAAGAGCACCGGGCATTTGATAGCAACGCATGAAGTTGAAGCGAGAGAGTGGCGAGCCGTCCGTTTCAGGAAAAGATCGACAGCAGATCGCGAATCAGTTCCAGCGTATTGTTGAGCGCATCAATCATGGGTGGAGACCTCCTCTCGGGAGCCGAACGATAGCCGGTCAGGGGCACCGGCAACCGTTATTAAAGTGCTTCGGAATGTGTTCTTCAAGCAGCTTGCCTGTTTCCCGATAACGCGTTTTTCATGAGCTACGCTTCAGGCGGATGATCGCTCAAGCGCGATCAGTTTCACTTTATAGCGCGATTTGTGAGGAGTCTCATGGAAATCACGACCCGTCATGATGCCAGCAACTGGTTCGTGAACAGTCAGTTTGTTGATTGGGAATGGCACGACAGTTTCGATGAAGATCGGCTGATCGACTTCGTTCATCATCACGGCAACAAGTACGATGATGAGCAGCGCATGGTTGCTGATTTTCTGATTGCAGAGGGTGAGGTGCCAGAAGAGTACGGGCTGCCGGGTTGAACCGGCAGTATAGTTCGTTTATTCCGGCTCGAAGATGAACTCGTCACTACTGTCGGCGCTGTAACGGCTGGTACCAAGCGCGTGAGCAGAAACGGCATCGCCGTCCTGCTGGCGCGCGTGACACAGTATGCTGGTGTTGTCTCGATAGGGGCGCAGGCCCGATTCAAAAGCCTGTCTGAGCATGCCGAAGCAGGTGCCATTGGTAAAAGCCTTCACTTCTTCGGGGTCAAGCTGATAATCCCCTGTATACCAGAGTGTGACTTCAATATGCCCGTGCGTCAGCTGATCCAGCCGGTAGCGTTCGAGAATATTCTTCTGCTCAGTGAGATTATCGAGTTGCCGATGAAAAGGCTGGGCAGCCAAAGGGGTGTCCTGATCCCGGGTATCGGCGGAGACGGGCAGAGCTGCAGGCAGTACCAGCAATCCCAGAACAAGGGCTACTCTTTTCGGTGAAAACCGTAAAAATGTCATGGCGTGAATGGCTTCTTTCGTCAAAAGTTTGATCCGGATTATGCAATATTGCGAAATGGCATCCATACTGGAACGTGCATAGGGAAGGTTGAACCTTCGGGAACAGAGAGCAGAAAAGGAGATTCAATGATGCTCAAGCAAGTCGCCACGACCATCGGGTTTGCGGCCTTTGCAGTACTGGCTGGTTGTGCCAGCAATGAACCTGCCAATCCTTCGCCCTATGCCCAGGCGCAGGGCTCTTATGAAGGCACTCTGCCGTGTGCGGACTGTTCAGGCATTCGCACGCGCCTCGATATCCGCAATCAGGATAACACTGGTGCCAGTTTCACTCTGAACAGCACTCGTATCGGCCAGAGCGAGAAGCCGATGAAGACTACAGGTCAGGTGCTGGTATTGCACGATGTGGGACCGAACGAATATCCGCTGGTTTATCAGCTCAAGGGCACCAACGGTAATACGATCTATAATCTGCTGCCGCTCAATAACGGTGACATGAAACTGCTGGGCCGGGACTACAAGCAGGTTCAGTCGAGTAATGACCTGACCCTTCGCAGGGTCGATTGATTCGACGCTTCTGCCAGTCGAATCAGTATTGCGCCCGGCCATTCGGCCGGGCGTTGTATATTCCGAGCCGCTAGCGGTGCATGTCAGGGACAGGGTTGTCCCGCTTGCTGAACCTTGAATGAGGAGTCATGCCATGCCTGATCTTTCCGAAGAGAAACGTATGCCGACCCCGTGTCCGGAATGCGGCAGCCACCGGGTTCGTCTTTCCGAAGTACATAATCCTACTGACAAGGTATTCTGCTCTTCATGCAATACCCTGCGTGGAGAATACAGCGATCTCGAAAAGGAATTGCTGGAGAAACCGCGCAGTGAAGCGGAGGAATTGCTCGAAGCTGCGGCCAATAGCAAAAAGCGTTCCGAGTAAACAGCAAGCGCCCGCCATGTTTGGCGGGCGTATCGGTTTCAGGTCTTGATACCGCCCCAGCCATGCTGATGACAGTCACATTCACTGCTCTGGCAAGGCGCTCGATCGGGGTGTGCTGAAGCGCAGGCTTCACAACAATAAACCTTGCCATCAAGTTCCACCGCACTGGCGGGAACAGTACAGTGGCAGTATTTGCAGTCACAGATGCGTTCGGACATGGTGCCTCCTGGCGTTCTATTCCTGCTTCAGTGTAGTGCGTTCAAGCGTATGTCTATCCCGGGGGCAGGCGATCAGCAGCCGCGACCCGAGCGGCGTTTTGCCATGGCATTGCCGGTGGGCTTGCGACTGACCCTCGGAAGTGGCTGATGGCGTTTGATCGGGCGTGTGTCAGCATTGGACAGCGTTTTTTGTCCCTCTCGCAAGCAGCCGATAATGGTCCCAATGGCCAGCAGGATGGCCAGACCGTAAGCCCAGTGACGATCGAACCAGATCAATTGTGCCATCATGACACCGGCAGCCATGAGCATCACGGTAATGCAGATATCGCGGGTAAATCCCCTGATCAGGCCATACCAGCCCAGCATGATCGCCAATAATGCGATCCAGAACAGATCCATGTTGTCTTCCTGATGTTCCCTTGCAGACATTATCGGCCTGCGAGCGATCCGGTTTATGCACTGATAAGTCGGAATGTATATCTTCAGGGTAGTGCAATCGTGCGTTCGGCATAACCGAAGAAGCGATAACGGATTGATTGAAGGAGTCTTCATGACGACAGGGAAGCATCAATGGCAGCGCTGGGGTATAGGCGGTGCGGTCATCGTGCTGTTGCTATTGGTCGCCGCTTATCTGGCTGCACCACCACTGCTGGGGCATCTGATTACCAGTCGACTGTCGTCCAAAACCGGGCACGAAGTGACGCTCGGTGATGTCTCGATCAACCCGTTTACGGCTGTGATAACCATTGATGATTTCAGGCTTGCAGGACACATGCCGGATGAAATGCCACTGTTTGCTTCGAAACGGATGCGTCTGGATCTCGCCTGGTCCTCACTCTGGCATGCCGGCTGGCACCTGCAATCGGTCGAGTTGCAACAGCCTCATCTGGCCCTGGTGATGAACAAGCAGGGAGAGTTCAATATCGGGCAACTTTTTCCGGATACCGGCGGGCCGCCAACCCCTGTTCATATCGATCATTTGACCACTCATGATGGTGTCCTGAGCTGGCAGAATCATGATCGTCATCCAAAAGGACAGGTTACGCTGAAACAGGTCGCCCTGAATATACGCAACTACGATCATACCGGCAGCCATCCCTTTCAGCTTCAGGGGACCGCCACGACAGGCGATGGTACTTTGCAGGTGAAGGGACAGATGGGCTTTTCGCCCTGGCAGGCGACCCTGGATTATCAGGGGCGTAATATCGCGCTGACGACTTTTTCCCCATGGTTGCAGAGCCTGATGCGTGCACGCGTCACACAGGGCACACTAAGCGCTCAGGGGCATTTCAGTGGAGGGAAAGCGGCCAATGGTGCTCTGCGTTTGACAGCGGATTCAGCCAGTCTCGCCCGGCCTGTGTTACAGGCACCCGAGACGGATACGGTATTGTTTTCCGCCAATGACATATCGCTTGGCACGCTGGAATTTGCCAGTCATCAGGGGTTGTCCATCAAACAGCTGACGCTGAATTCACCCATGCTGCATGCCGTGATTCTTCCCGGTATGACGACCAATCTGAGTGCTCTGACGCCGCCTTCATCCGATGCCCGATCCTCCTCCGGTCAGCGACAGGAAAAGCATGATACCGATCGCTCGCAGAAGAGTGAGCAGCAGGGCAGTCAGTCGTTCCGCTTCCAGCAGGTGCAGGTTCATGAAGGGCGTATCCGCTTTACAGATCGGCATCTGCAGCAGCCCTTTCAACTGGATATCCGTCAGCTCGAAGGTGAAATGACCGGGCTGGGCGGCGGTGGAGAAAACCCCGGCCGTCTGAAGCTCGATGGACGGGTCAATAACGCCTCTTCCATCAGTATCCGGGGACAGTTCTCGCCATTGGCCGGTAAGCTGTCGGGTGATTTGCGGCTGCAGGCCGAGCAACTCCCATTGACCGGTTTTGCGCCTTATATTCGCCGTTTCGGGGGGTATAAGGTGGAAGGGGGGACGGTACGCCTGGACCTCCACTACCGGATTCATCAGGGACAACTTGATGCTGATAACCATATCATTCTTCATCAACTGGATCTGGGCCCTGAAGTGCAGCCCGGCAGTACCGATCTGCCGCTGCGCAAGCTGATCGGTCTGCTTCAGGGGGAAAATGGTGTCATTAATCTTGATGTGCCTGTACAGGCCTCGCTGGATGGCACTTCACTCGATATCAGCCGGATAGTCTGGCAGGCGGTTGGAGAAGCCTTCGAAAATCTACTGACATCGCCGGTGGAAACGCTGTCGGCCGTGTTTGGTGATGAGAGCCCTGATCAGGGCAGTAAGTCCGGGCAAGAATCGAATAAGCGTGAAAGTACCTCTTCAAAGGGCTACACGCAGGGTCCTCTGTCGAAGGTGCCAACCGGCGATGTCGAGCGGTAATTATCTGATGGCAGGGCTGAAATGGGGCCAACGTTGAAACATGCATACCCCAGGACTGTCGGGTAGTAAACATGAGGGAATGACTGGCCTCGGGTCAGCACGATAGCGAATGGCAGGAGCAGATAACGTAATGCCGAGGTCTTGGGGATATTTGCAGGCCCTGAAAGGGGTGGGGATGGGAGTGGCAGTTCTGACACTGCTTAACGGATGCGCCAATTACGCCGGCATCAAACCTCAGGGAAAACTGACCAGCCTCAGCCAGCTTAGTGTCGAACAGGCCATTGGCAATAGTCCGATTACGCCTGCTGCATGGCCGGATCGCCAATGGTGGCAGGCGCTGGGAGATCCCACTCTCGACAAGCTGATTCACGAGGCATTGGCCAACGCACCGGATATCGATGTGGCGCAGGCACGGTTGCGATCGGCCAATGCGGCAATTGGTACTGCCCATTCGGAACTGTTTCCCTCGATTGATGCTTCGGCCAATGTTTCCCGTTCA
This DNA window, taken from Kushneria phosphatilytica, encodes the following:
- a CDS encoding copper resistance protein NlpE N-terminal domain-containing protein, whose translation is MMLKQVATTIGFAAFAVLAGCASNEPANPSPYAQAQGSYEGTLPCADCSGIRTRLDIRNQDNTGASFTLNSTRIGQSEKPMKTTGQVLVLHDVGPNEYPLVYQLKGTNGNTIYNLLPLNNGDMKLLGRDYKQVQSSNDLTLRRVD
- a CDS encoding metallothionein, with amino-acid sequence MSERICDCKYCHCTVPASAVELDGKVYCCEACASAHPDRAPCQSSECDCHQHGWGGIKT
- a CDS encoding DUF748 domain-containing protein, with amino-acid sequence MTTGKHQWQRWGIGGAVIVLLLLVAAYLAAPPLLGHLITSRLSSKTGHEVTLGDVSINPFTAVITIDDFRLAGHMPDEMPLFASKRMRLDLAWSSLWHAGWHLQSVELQQPHLALVMNKQGEFNIGQLFPDTGGPPTPVHIDHLTTHDGVLSWQNHDRHPKGQVTLKQVALNIRNYDHTGSHPFQLQGTATTGDGTLQVKGQMGFSPWQATLDYQGRNIALTTFSPWLQSLMRARVTQGTLSAQGHFSGGKAANGALRLTADSASLARPVLQAPETDTVLFSANDISLGTLEFASHQGLSIKQLTLNSPMLHAVILPGMTTNLSALTPPSSDARSSSGQRQEKHDTDRSQKSEQQGSQSFRFQQVQVHEGRIRFTDRHLQQPFQLDIRQLEGEMTGLGGGGENPGRLKLDGRVNNASSISIRGQFSPLAGKLSGDLRLQAEQLPLTGFAPYIRRFGGYKVEGGTVRLDLHYRIHQGQLDADNHIILHQLDLGPEVQPGSTDLPLRKLIGLLQGENGVINLDVPVQASLDGTSLDISRIVWQAVGEAFENLLTSPVETLSAVFGDESPDQGSKSGQESNKRESTSSKGYTQGPLSKVPTGDVER